In Haliovirga abyssi, the sequence GCTCTTGCTAAAGAGTTTGGAACATATCCATATTTGTTTATTACTTCCATTACTTTTTATTTTGTTTCTAGCGGAACATTAGAATATCCATTTACAACTCTAGAAACTGTACTCCTTGATACTCCTGCTATTTTAGCTATATCTTTACTTTTCATTTGTACCTCCTAAAATTCTCAAATTATAATATTTTTAATATATTTTATCATTTTCTACTAAAATAGCAAGACCCTTTTTTTAATTTCTCTCTTTTGTAGAACTTCTTTATGAAATTTAACACTACTAATTTATAAAAATTATAAAAAACTATGCCCGCTTATGCAATGGACATAGTTTTTTAATAAATCCTTTTCTTCTTAATTTTTATTTTAAACCCTTCTCTAAGGAATTTGATTCCCATTAGCAGCTTCTAATATTTCAAACCATTCTTGTCTGCTTAATTTAATTTCCAAAGCATACATTGCAGCTCTTATTCTATCCCATTTGCTACTTCCAACTATTGGAACTATTTTTGCTGGATGCATTAATAGCCAAGAATACATTACTACATCTATTCCAGATATATTATGTTCTTTTGCTATTTTCTCCAATGTTTTTCTAACTCTAACTACTTTTTCACTATTTCCTTTAAAAATTTCTCCACCTGCAAGCGGCGACCAAGCTAATGGTGTTATCCTTTTTTCAAAACAATTTTCAATAGTTCCATTATAAAACTGTTCAACTTGTAATGCTGATATCTCCACTTGATTTACTGTTATTGGAAAATCTAAATAACTTTGCAGCATATTCACTTGTGATGGCAAAAAATTAGAAACTCCAAATTCTCTAACTTTCCCAGCTTTTTTTAATTCAAGAAAAGCTTCTGCTACCTCTTCTGGATTCATAAACGGATCTGGCCTATGAATTAATAAAATATCAATATAATTGGTTCTAAAATTTCTTAAAGATTTTTTTACTGATTCTATAATATGTTTTTTACTTGTGTCATAATGATTAATCCAATTATTAGGTCTATTATCTGCCTTTAGTTGTATCCCGCATTTTGTTATAATCTCTATTTTATCTCTTATTCTTGGATCCATAGAGATAATATCTCCAAATTTTCTTTCTACACTGTATCCACCATAAATATCAGCATGATCGAATGTAGTTATTCCACTGTCAATATCTTTTTTTATTAAGCTCAAAACTTCTTCTTTACTTAAATCCCAATCATTTAATCTCCAATATCCATGTATAATCCTAGAAATTGACAAATCCTCACTTATTTTCACTCTTTTCATTTTGCGCCTCCCTATTTTTAGTTTATTTATATTCTTAATTACTAAACTCAAATCAACTAACTCATCGCAAGTAGCTGGTAAGTTAAACACAAATCATGATTAAATTTAAATTAGTTTTTTTAGAAAATCAACAAACAAAATGCCAACGAAAAATATGAATTTATTCTTTTAATTTATTTTACCAGATATAATCTAATAAAACAAGCAGATAATTTTTATCTGCTTGTTTTTGAATCATATTCAAAAGATAATAAGCTTTATTCTACTCTAACTTTATTTGACTTAAATATTATAGACCCATCAGCTAAAAATAAAATATCATTATTTTCCCCAATTTTTCCTTTTTTATCTGTAATTAATCTTGAAACTCTATCAGTTATTAACATCTTCCTCATTTTTTTCAAAAATTTTTCTTTATTATGATCTTTCAAATAATCTTTATAAACTTTCATTTCATATATATCTGTATTGCCAAGCTTTAAAACTGTTCTTCCAAGAGCTCTAATTACCATTTTCCCTTTTACTAATCCAAACATATATTCCTGCCCCTTAGAAAAAGGTTCTTTATATTTTGTAATTGAAAAATTTCCATCTTTTATATCTATTATTTTATTAATAATTTCAAAAAAATCATTAGAACTTTTAGAATTTATAACTTCTCTTTCATATTTTTTTATAAATTCAGAATCTATCCCACTATTTTGACTTTTTAATAAATTAATAATTGTTCTGTATATTGATAATTTTGATTTTTCAGTTAAATTATTTTGAGTTATATTTCCATAGTTATTCAATATATCTCTAGTAATCTCAACATTAGTCTCTTTTATTAATTTATAATTTAAAATATAAGGTAATCTATCAATTATAAATAAAATATTATGCTTTAACAATTCATTTTGAACAATAAATAAAGGTATAAATGTTTTATCTGTTGTCTTTTCATATGATATTCCATAATTATTAAAGTTTATATCTCTATTTTTAATCTTTAGTCTATTTTGTTCTATATCTGTTTTAAAAACTATTTTATCTCTAACTTTTCCAATTAAATTTACTCCATCTTTTTTGTATTTAATTTCAGAAAATAATAATTCATTAAATAAAACAGATGCTGATTCAAAACTAATATAATCAACGCCTTCAAATTTTCTAATATCTAAGTTTTCAACATGAACTCCATTGTGAAAAATTTTTGTTTTAATTCCTTTTCCTGCTCTATCTTTTATTTTATTATAATCAACCTCTATATCATTAATTTTTTCATTATAAGTTATTCTTATTTTCACTCTATCTTTATTTCCAAAACTAAAATTTCCTTTTGAATCAATTTTAGCTCCTCCACCATCTCCGACTATTTCATACTTAGCTAAATTATATAAACTATATTTTAATCCATTATCTATATCTACCATTGGATTTATCAAACACCAATGACTTCCTCCCTCTAAAAATTCAAATTGTGTTTTCATTTGTTTTATTTTATTTTGTTTCTCTCCAAAAAATAAAACAAACGGATATTCTATTATTTTACTCCATTCAATCTCATCATGATTACTATCTTTTGATTCATAATAAATTATATCTTTTCCTAATTTATATCCTTTATCTAAAAATTCATCTAACATATTTCTATCGCCTTTAGTATAAAAATCTGATCCCATTTCAGCTGTTCCTACACTTAACCATATTTTCAAATCTTTTTTAGAACTGTTTTTTATTAAATCTGCATTCCATTTAAATGGCGGCAAAGAAAGTAATCCAATCATAGAAAACATATTTTCATAACGGTATCCCATTCTTAAAGAAAAAGTTGCTCCTCCAGAAGAGCCCATAACTCCCCTATTTTCTCTATTTGCTAAAGTTTTATAATGTTTATCTACATAAGGGACTATATTTTTCACAAAGACATTATCATCAGGAAATCTTCCAGGGGCTCCATTAGATACCAAAGCCACTACAATTAAATCTTTAATTTTCTTTTCTTTCTTTAATTTATCCAAAGCTTCGTCAACTTTCCATTCGCCTTTTACCAAATTAGAGGCTGTTTTATTATAAAACATATTTTGTCCATCACCCATATATATTACAGGATATCTCTTATTAGAACTGTTGTAATTATCTGGCAAATATATTTGTAATCTCCAATCACTAAGAAAAGACATATCGTCTAAAATCACATTTTTAAGATTAGCAGCTTTATTTACTTTTCTTCCTCTACTTATTTTCCCATCTTTTGAAATTAATTGGACTTTAAAACTCAACATAAAAAGAGGATGTATAGATATTTCTATCTCTTTAGAATCTGCTGGTAATAGAATAGTTTTCCATATTTTTGCTACATCTTGCTTATATGAGACTTTTATATTTTTTATATCTTTTGTGTCTTTTAAATCCCACACTAACTTTACTTTTCTATTTTCCGAAATTGCTTTTAAATTTGTAATATTTTTTGCAAAATAATCAACTTTTTTAACCTTCTTCTTATTTACTTTATTCATATTTCGATTATTAATCTTTTTAGGGGTATTTGCACATCCAACAAACATTAATACACTAATTAATAAAATTACAACTTTTTTCATAATAAATTTCTCCTCCTAAAATATTTTGTTTTTTGAAAAATTTCGCCTTAAAAAATCGCATACTTAAAAAAATAGCATAGATTATTTTCAAAATAATTTTATATTTTCCTACTTGCTAAAAATATACTTTTAAATAAATTTAATTTCATAAACGAGCTATCTCTTATCTTTTTATAAGATGTATTATAATTTTTAAAATTATTATTTTTATCTCTTATACTTAATATATTATTTTGAATATCAATTATAAATATTTTTTTATTATTTGTAATCCCTTCTATAGAATTATCTTTTTCTATATATTTTATATTAGGATAAGTAACTTCTTTTACTAATTTTAATGCAGATTTAAAATTAATATAATCCATATTATCAACTCTTCTTATATCCAAATATAGCCCTTTTATTGTAAATTTTCCATTTTTATTTTTAAATTTAATCGTGGTATAAATTCCCTTTTCCAATTTTTCCTTAAATTCATTATAATCAATTTCTATTTTACTAATTTTATCTTTATACGTTATTTCTACATTAGTTTTATCTCTGTTTCCAAAAATAAAATTACCTTTTGAATTAACTTCACCTCCTTTTCCATTTTCTATAATTTTATATTTAGCTGAATTATACAAACTATACTTTAATCCATTGTCCAAGGTTATTTGTGGATTTAATAGCAGCCAATGACTTTTTGAATTTATAAGTTCAAGCTGTATTCCCATCTTCTTTATTTTTTTAGCTTTTTTTCCTTTGAAAAATATAAAAGGATATTCTATAATATCTCCCCATGCTTTTTCGTTATGCCTTCCATCTTTTAATTCATAATAAACAATATCTTTACCTAATTTATATCCTTTTTTTAAAAACATATCTAAAGCTCTTCTATCAAATTTCAAATAAGAATCTGATTCCATCTCATCTGTTCCTACGCTTAACCATATTTTCAAATTTTTCTTAGGTGAATTTTTTATAAGATCTATATTACTTTCAAAACATGGCAAAGATAACAGCCCTATCATTGAAAAAAGATTATTATATTTATACCCAATTTCTAAAGAATAGGAAGCACCTCCAGAAGAACCCATAATAGCTCTATTTTCTCTATTTGCTATAGTTCTATAATTATTATCTATGTATGGCAATATTTCATCTACAAATAAATTTTCATCTGGAAATCTTTCTCTTGTATTATAAGGAACAATAGCTACCACTATCAAATCTTCTATCTTTTTTTCTACTTTTAATCTTTCTAACATTTCATCAACTTTCCATTCTGCTTTTATTGGACTTAATGAAGTTACAGTAGAAAAAATATTATTTCCATCTCCTAAATATACTACAGGATATCTTTTTTTTGAATTATTGTAATTATCAGGTAAATATATTTGAGCTCTCCAATTATGGATTGTTGATATATTATCTAAAATAACATTTTTAGCATTAGCTGCTTTTTTTATAATTTTTCCTTTGCTTATTCTATTTTGTTTAGAAATCAACTGTACCCTAAATTTCATCATAGTAAGTGAAGGCACTTTTATCTCTATCATATTTTTTAAACCTATGTTTTGTTGATGCTGCCAATGTTTTTTATTTTCTTCTTTATATGAAATTTTAATGTTTTTAAGATTTTTAAGATTTTTTAAATTCCAACTTAACTTTACTTTTCCATCTTCTGATATTGCTTTTAAATTAAAAACTTCTTCTTTGAAAAATCTCACATCTTTTTTTAGATTAGTTCTTTTTAAATCATATTTTTTTATTTTATGAGATTTTACTTTTTTAGAGTTATTTGCACATCCCAAAAACATTAATATACCAATCAATAAAATTACAATTTTTTTCATAATAAATTTCTCCTCCTAAAATATTTTTTAATTAATTCTTTTTAATAATAAACATCTATTATTTTCTTAGACGAAATCAAATAATTATTTTTTAACGAATTTATAGATTGTTCTCATTCAATTTTTTATATCTTTTTTTAATACAATTTCAATATTATACTAACACATTTTTATTTAGTTTTCAACTGTTTTTAATTTTTAAAAAAAGAAAACAGCCTATTTTAAAATAGGCTGTTTTCTTTTTTAACTATACAATTTAAGAGTTTAAAAAAATCCAAAAATTTTAAAAATCTATATTTTAAAAGGAATTATTGCTAATATTACTCCAACAATCAACATCCACATTATATTCTGAATAAAATATGGATATGCCATTAATATTATTCCAATAACCAAAAACATAGAATTATAACTTTTTTTTCCATACATAAAATATCCTAAACCTATTGTACTTATAATAAAACTAATTAGCAATGTCATTTTTTTCTCCTTCAAAAATTAATTCGTTTATGATATTTTTATCTTTATAATATCTATTATCATAAACTCAATTTATTCATCTCTTTAGCTGTCATTATTACCATTTGTAATCTATTTTCTATATTTGCAAAACTTGTATCGGGATCATAATCAAGAGATAAAATCTGTATATCAGGAAACATTTTTTTTAATGATTTTGTCATTCCTCTTCCTGTAATATGGTTTGGAATACATCCAAAAGGCTGTACTATTATAAATGTTTTAACTCCATTTCTAGCATGTTCAATTATCTCAGCAGGAATTAACCAACCTTCTCCAGTAGTATATGTTTTATCTATAATTCCATCTATATTTTCAGCTAATTCATGAACATTTTTTTTATATTCATAAAATTTAAACTTTTTTAATCTTTTTTCTACTTTATTAACCACTCTTTGATATATCTTATCTGTAACATCAGCTAATAAAAAATTCCTAACAGGTTTTTCTATTTGTGAATTTTTAATTCCCTCTTTTATTTTTATCATATCTCGTCTAAAAAAATCTATAAATGAAGGAAAAATAGTTTCCATTCCATTTGCTTCAAGATATCCTTCAATATTTTCATTTGCAGATGGATGATAATTCATTAAAATTTCTCCAATTACAAATACTTTTGGTTTTGGTTTTTGTTCAATTAACTCTATGTTATTAAATGCCTCAATAGCTTCTTCAACTATTTTGGGTGAATTTTTATAATTTTTTTTCATAACTTCCACTATTTTATCTACATATTTTTCAAAAATTTGATTAGTTTCACCTCTATTTTTTTCATATGGTCTTATTCTTCTTTTCATATATTCCAAAGCATCAGTTGTAACAAGTCCATATAACATACCTAATTGAAACCACAATCCTAATTTAATCCCAGGCTGAATTCCTTTGTTATCTTCTCCAGTTGTAATAATCGAAACATCTTTATATCCTGCTTCATCTAATGCTTTCCTTGCAAGTGTTAAATATTGACCTGCACGACAATCATTACAATTTTTAGCTATTCCAAATGTAACCTCTTTTGGATTTTTGTCTTCCATTACTGCTAACATCTCTCCAATGTTTATTTGAGCTGGATAACATATATCATTATGTACATATTTTTTTCCTAAAGCTTTTGCCCTATCTCCTGCAATTGGCAATGGCTGTACATTATATCCTTTTTCACTTAAAACAGCCGAAACAACTTTTGCAAATGTTTCTGATAAAATTGGAACATAAATAGTTCTTTTTCCCTTATCTTTTTTTGAAAAAATTGAATTACCAAAAGGCTCTTTTAATTTTCTTAATGTTATTTTTTCCTGTTTTTCTCTTCTTGATTTTATTGTTTCTATAAATGAATTAATTCTTATAGTCATAGGACCTTTTACTTCACTTTCATCTAGCTTCATTATTAAAGGCTGTTTTTGAGAAATATCATTCATTAATCTAATTACTTCATCACTGTTAATTGCTTCATGACCACATCCAAAACTAACCACTTCTACAAATTCTAAATTTTTATTTTTTGCTGTATATATTGCTCCTGTAAAAAGCCTTGTGTGAAAAGGATTTACTGTATCAGGTCTTACTTTACTTAAATCAACATCATTAAGACCAGGCAAAGAATCCAATGTTAATACAGGAATATTTAAATTTACAAAAAAAGATGATATATTGTGGTTTATTAATTCATCACTATGATACGGCCTTGATGCTATAACAACTCCAAATCTGTTTTCTTTTTCTAACTGTTCCAGAACTTTTTTCCCTTCTTCTAACATCTTATTTTTAAAAATATTCTGAGCTATATCTCCCTCTAAAATTGCATTTTCTACAACATCTTTTTTTAATCCAAAACTTTCATTTATAAATTTTATTAATTGTTTATCTCTTAGATTTATAGTTGTCCATCTAAACATTGGAGTATCAAAAATAACTCCGCTTTTTTCTGGTTCATCATTCTCTTTTATAACCAAAGGATACCCTTGAATAACTGCACACATATTTACTGCTTCTTTATGTTTTTCATTTTCAGGCGGTATATCCATCATCATTGGCATAAATATTCTATCAACTTTTTTATCTATTAAATTTTTTATATGACCATGTACTAT encodes:
- a CDS encoding aldo/keto reductase; this translates as MKRVKISEDLSISRIIHGYWRLNDWDLSKEEVLSLIKKDIDSGITTFDHADIYGGYSVERKFGDIISMDPRIRDKIEIITKCGIQLKADNRPNNWINHYDTSKKHIIESVKKSLRNFRTNYIDILLIHRPDPFMNPEEVAEAFLELKKAGKVREFGVSNFLPSQVNMLQSYLDFPITVNQVEISALQVEQFYNGTIENCFEKRITPLAWSPLAGGEIFKGNSEKVVRVRKTLEKIAKEHNISGIDVVMYSWLLMHPAKIVPIVGSSKWDRIRAAMYALEIKLSRQEWFEILEAANGNQIP
- a CDS encoding alpha/beta hydrolase encodes the protein MKKVVILLISVLMFVGCANTPKKINNRNMNKVNKKKVKKVDYFAKNITNLKAISENRKVKLVWDLKDTKDIKNIKVSYKQDVAKIWKTILLPADSKEIEISIHPLFMLSFKVQLISKDGKISRGRKVNKAANLKNVILDDMSFLSDWRLQIYLPDNYNSSNKRYPVIYMGDGQNMFYNKTASNLVKGEWKVDEALDKLKKEKKIKDLIVVALVSNGAPGRFPDDNVFVKNIVPYVDKHYKTLANRENRGVMGSSGGATFSLRMGYRYENMFSMIGLLSLPPFKWNADLIKNSSKKDLKIWLSVGTAEMGSDFYTKGDRNMLDEFLDKGYKLGKDIIYYESKDSNHDEIEWSKIIEYPFVLFFGEKQNKIKQMKTQFEFLEGGSHWCLINPMVDIDNGLKYSLYNLAKYEIVGDGGGAKIDSKGNFSFGNKDRVKIRITYNEKINDIEVDYNKIKDRAGKGIKTKIFHNGVHVENLDIRKFEGVDYISFESASVLFNELLFSEIKYKKDGVNLIGKVRDKIVFKTDIEQNRLKIKNRDINFNNYGISYEKTTDKTFIPLFIVQNELLKHNILFIIDRLPYILNYKLIKETNVEITRDILNNYGNITQNNLTEKSKLSIYRTIINLLKSQNSGIDSEFIKKYEREVINSKSSNDFFEIINKIIDIKDGNFSITKYKEPFSKGQEYMFGLVKGKMVIRALGRTVLKLGNTDIYEMKVYKDYLKDHNKEKFLKKMRKMLITDRVSRLITDKKGKIGENNDILFLADGSIIFKSNKVRVE
- a CDS encoding alpha/beta hydrolase produces the protein MKKIVILLIGILMFLGCANNSKKVKSHKIKKYDLKRTNLKKDVRFFKEEVFNLKAISEDGKVKLSWNLKNLKNLKNIKISYKEENKKHWQHQQNIGLKNMIEIKVPSLTMMKFRVQLISKQNRISKGKIIKKAANAKNVILDNISTIHNWRAQIYLPDNYNNSKKRYPVVYLGDGNNIFSTVTSLSPIKAEWKVDEMLERLKVEKKIEDLIVVAIVPYNTRERFPDENLFVDEILPYIDNNYRTIANRENRAIMGSSGGASYSLEIGYKYNNLFSMIGLLSLPCFESNIDLIKNSPKKNLKIWLSVGTDEMESDSYLKFDRRALDMFLKKGYKLGKDIVYYELKDGRHNEKAWGDIIEYPFIFFKGKKAKKIKKMGIQLELINSKSHWLLLNPQITLDNGLKYSLYNSAKYKIIENGKGGEVNSKGNFIFGNRDKTNVEITYKDKISKIEIDYNEFKEKLEKGIYTTIKFKNKNGKFTIKGLYLDIRRVDNMDYINFKSALKLVKEVTYPNIKYIEKDNSIEGITNNKKIFIIDIQNNILSIRDKNNNFKNYNTSYKKIRDSSFMKLNLFKSIFLASRKI